A section of the Metabacillus endolithicus genome encodes:
- the galU gene encoding UTP--glucose-1-phosphate uridylyltransferase GalU translates to MKVRKAIIPAAGLGTRFLPATTMPKEMLPIVDKPTIQYIIEEAVESGIEDIIIVTGKGKRAIEDHFDHSFELEHTLAEKGKIELLNEVQKASKLVDIHYIRQKEPRGLGHAIWCARKFIGNEPFAVLLGDDIVRAEKPCLKQMIDQYERYNASIIGVQHVKDEEVSRYGIVDAAEIGERFYNVNHLVEKPTLKNAPSNLAIMGRYILSPKIFTMLAEQKPGAGGEIQLTDAIAALNQFEAIYAYNFDGKRYDVGEKMGFIQTTIELALEREDLRYELLNFLNNILEKEYTEISNT, encoded by the coding sequence GTGAAAGTAAGAAAAGCAATTATCCCAGCTGCAGGACTAGGTACAAGATTTTTACCTGCTACAACAATGCCGAAGGAAATGCTTCCAATTGTTGATAAACCAACGATTCAATACATTATAGAAGAAGCAGTTGAATCAGGAATTGAAGATATTATAATTGTGACGGGGAAAGGAAAACGTGCAATTGAGGATCACTTTGATCATTCTTTTGAACTAGAACATACACTAGCTGAAAAGGGAAAAATTGAGCTGTTAAATGAGGTGCAAAAAGCCTCAAAATTAGTGGATATCCATTATATTCGTCAAAAGGAACCACGTGGACTAGGGCATGCAATTTGGTGTGCTAGAAAATTTATTGGAAACGAACCATTTGCTGTTTTATTAGGCGATGATATTGTTAGAGCAGAAAAACCATGCCTAAAACAAATGATTGATCAATATGAACGGTACAATGCTTCAATTATTGGTGTTCAACATGTAAAAGATGAAGAGGTGTCCAGGTACGGTATTGTCGATGCCGCAGAAATAGGAGAACGCTTCTATAATGTAAATCATTTAGTAGAAAAACCAACACTAAAGAATGCTCCATCAAATTTAGCGATCATGGGTCGATACATTTTAAGTCCAAAAATTTTCACCATGCTTGCAGAACAAAAACCAGGTGCTGGTGGAGAAATTCAACTAACAGATGCCATTGCAGCACTAAATCAATTCGAAGCTATCTATGCTTACAATTTTGATGGAAAACGCTATGATGTTGGAGAAAAAATGGGTTTTATCCAAACAACTATTGAACTTGCATTAGAACGCGAGGATTTAAGATATGAACTTTTAAATTTTCTAAACAATATTTTAGAAAAAGAATATACAGAAATTTCAAACACTTAA
- a CDS encoding polysaccharide biosynthesis protein has translation MSYLSRIWLLILLDSIIVISTIYFSQALINPSMDNLSLHVFISSITLLFCHHFFSFVYKLYKKAWEYASIGELISIFKVISYSIIVTAIVQQIVQNDIYFRILAITWMIHLLLIGGSRFVWRVYRDTYLQHSINQKRTLIIGAGAAGTMVARQLLQNHDAELKPIAFIDDNVKKQKLDILGIPVVGGVKEIDRFTKELNISNIVIAIPSLNKKQLNHIFKECAKTSAKTQMIPMLEDLLTGKVSVNQFRDVQVEDLLGREAIELDITSISDYVTNKVVLVTGAGGSIGSEICRQISSFDPKTIILLGHGENSIYTIEMELKERCKNTEIDIITEIADLQDNDKLIRVMKQYKPNVVYHAAAHKHVPLMERSPEEAVKNNIIGTKNIAEASRLNGVDTFVMISTDKAVNPTSVMGSTKRLAEMIIQHFDQISKTRFVAVRFGNVLGSRGSVIPLFKKQIQKGGPVTVTHPDMVRYFMTIPEASRLVIQAGALAKGGEIFVLDMGEPVKIVDLAKNLIKLSGNNLDEIGIEYTGMRPGEKLFEELLSSEEVHEEQIYPKIYIGRTSELYIEEIEYIIKNFRSLDREHLRKSLLDLANTKITYKKKLVSV, from the coding sequence TTGTCCTATCTTAGCCGAATTTGGTTACTTATATTATTAGATTCTATTATTGTTATATCTACAATTTATTTTAGCCAAGCTTTAATAAATCCAAGTATGGATAATTTATCACTTCATGTTTTTATTAGTTCTATTACTTTATTATTCTGTCACCATTTCTTTTCATTTGTTTATAAGCTTTATAAAAAAGCATGGGAATATGCGAGCATAGGAGAACTTATAAGTATTTTTAAAGTTATTAGTTATTCAATTATCGTAACTGCTATTGTACAACAAATCGTACAAAATGATATTTATTTTAGAATTTTAGCAATTACTTGGATGATTCATTTATTGCTAATCGGAGGTTCACGGTTTGTTTGGAGAGTTTACCGAGATACATACTTGCAGCATTCAATAAACCAAAAACGAACATTAATAATAGGAGCAGGAGCAGCCGGAACTATGGTTGCTAGGCAACTGCTACAAAATCACGATGCAGAGCTTAAGCCGATTGCATTTATTGATGATAATGTAAAAAAACAAAAATTAGATATTTTAGGTATTCCAGTGGTCGGTGGTGTAAAAGAAATTGACCGTTTCACGAAAGAACTAAATATATCGAACATAGTCATTGCCATACCATCTCTAAATAAAAAACAGCTTAACCATATCTTCAAAGAGTGTGCAAAAACCTCTGCTAAGACTCAAATGATTCCAATGCTTGAAGATTTGTTAACTGGAAAGGTTTCTGTTAATCAATTTAGAGATGTACAAGTTGAAGATCTGCTAGGACGTGAGGCGATTGAGCTAGACATTACTAGTATCAGTGATTATGTCACCAATAAGGTAGTTCTTGTTACAGGAGCAGGAGGGTCAATTGGCTCTGAAATTTGCCGGCAAATTTCTTCTTTTGATCCTAAAACAATTATTTTATTGGGACATGGAGAGAACAGTATTTACACGATTGAAATGGAATTAAAAGAACGATGTAAAAACACTGAGATCGATATCATTACTGAAATTGCGGATCTACAAGATAATGATAAATTAATAAGAGTTATGAAGCAATACAAGCCTAACGTTGTTTATCATGCAGCCGCTCATAAGCATGTCCCGCTAATGGAAAGAAGTCCTGAGGAGGCTGTAAAGAACAACATCATTGGAACTAAAAACATCGCAGAAGCCTCACGTCTTAATGGTGTAGATACCTTTGTAATGATTTCAACGGATAAGGCTGTAAATCCTACGAGTGTAATGGGATCTACAAAACGACTTGCAGAGATGATTATTCAACATTTTGATCAAATAAGTAAAACAAGATTTGTGGCTGTCCGGTTTGGAAATGTTTTGGGAAGTAGAGGAAGTGTCATTCCATTATTTAAAAAGCAAATCCAAAAGGGTGGTCCAGTAACTGTTACACATCCAGATATGGTTCGCTACTTTATGACCATCCCTGAAGCCTCTAGATTGGTTATTCAAGCTGGAGCTTTAGCAAAGGGTGGAGAAATATTTGTATTAGATATGGGTGAGCCGGTAAAAATTGTTGATCTAGCGAAAAATCTAATCAAACTATCTGGAAACAATCTTGATGAGATTGGTATAGAATATACAGGTATGAGACCTGGTGAAAAGTTATTTGAAGAGCTGCTAAGTAGTGAAGAGGTTCACGAAGAACAAATCTATCCCAAAATATACATCGGTAGAACATCGGAATTATATATTGAAGAAATAGAATATATTATCAAGAATTTTAGATCTCTGGATCGTGAACATTTAAGGAAGTCTCTTCTGGATCTAGCAAATACAAAAATTACTTACAAAAAGAAATTAGTTTCAGTTTAA
- a CDS encoding CpsD/CapB family tyrosine-protein kinase — protein MVLSLLNKEKAIKEMTRRQFVSHTYPNSEIAERFRTIRTNIQFSTSNKKHQMLMITSPSNGEGKTTTAVNLAISISQQGNKVLLIDADLRRPKLQQTFNLRESEGLTDVLMEGILLEKVIFNTQIGQLDVLSSGTIPPNPAEIIGSNAMTRFLREVREEYDTVIIDCPPVLETTETKLLAGQCDGVVLTVNSGKTDQEKAVEANRLLKLVRANVLGVILNERE, from the coding sequence TTGGTTCTTAGTCTATTAAACAAAGAAAAAGCAATAAAAGAAATGACAAGACGCCAATTTGTATCACATACATATCCTAATTCCGAAATAGCTGAACGTTTTCGTACTATAAGAACAAACATTCAATTCAGTACATCTAATAAAAAACATCAAATGTTGATGATAACTTCACCATCTAACGGAGAAGGAAAAACTACAACAGCTGTTAATTTAGCTATTTCGATCTCACAACAAGGTAATAAAGTTTTGTTAATAGATGCAGATTTAAGAAGACCAAAACTTCAACAAACATTTAACTTAAGGGAGTCAGAGGGATTAACTGATGTTTTGATGGAAGGGATCTTATTAGAAAAAGTAATTTTTAATACGCAGATTGGACAACTAGATGTACTTTCAAGTGGAACAATTCCTCCTAATCCTGCAGAAATCATTGGATCAAATGCAATGACTCGTTTTCTAAGAGAAGTAAGAGAAGAGTATGATACGGTAATAATTGATTGTCCACCAGTGCTTGAAACGACTGAAACTAAATTATTAGCAGGACAATGTGATGGTGTCGTGTTAACAGTAAATAGTGGAAAAACAGATCAAGAAAAGGCTGTTGAGGCTAACAGATTATTAAAACTTGTACGAGCTAATGTATTAGGCGTTATATTGAATGAAAGGGAATAA
- a CDS encoding YveK family protein — MSSLQELDDKQVMEHKPKEINIRELFLVLKRYMWIILLITAVSTSAGTYYSLSSYSPLFQSTARIIINADSSLMSTLKVIIQDTTVLDKVVKKLNLPYSPEVLSGKIMVANIGDSQVVTITITDADSKQAAILANSVAETYKEEIPSIMGFNDVKLLSQAKEVPFPINEDKNKPIIFGFVGGIVVSIGIAFLLDSLNNSVRKEHEIEELLGLPVLGTVPKMKKTNMKEKKTSFKI, encoded by the coding sequence ATGTCTAGCTTACAAGAGCTTGATGATAAACAAGTAATGGAACATAAACCAAAAGAAATTAACATCAGAGAATTATTTTTAGTACTTAAAAGATACATGTGGATCATCCTACTGATAACTGCTGTCTCAACTTCTGCAGGGACCTATTATTCACTATCTTCGTACAGTCCACTATTTCAATCAACTGCACGAATAATAATTAACGCAGATAGCAGTTTGATGTCAACTCTTAAAGTAATTATTCAAGACACAACTGTGTTAGATAAAGTGGTTAAAAAATTAAATCTTCCTTACTCTCCAGAAGTTCTTAGCGGAAAGATCATGGTTGCTAATATTGGTGACTCACAGGTTGTGACAATCACTATTACTGATGCTGATTCAAAGCAGGCGGCTATTTTAGCAAATTCGGTTGCGGAAACATATAAAGAAGAGATCCCGAGTATTATGGGTTTTAATGATGTTAAACTTTTATCTCAAGCAAAGGAAGTTCCGTTTCCAATTAATGAGGACAAAAACAAGCCAATTATCTTTGGCTTTGTAGGTGGAATAGTAGTTAGTATTGGAATAGCCTTTCTACTAGACTCCTTAAATAATAGTGTAAGAAAAGAACATGAAATTGAAGAATTATTAGGCCTACCTGTCCTAGGAACAGTGCCCAAAATGAAAAAAACAAATATGAAAGAGAAAAAAACATCGTTTAAAATTTAA
- a CDS encoding XRE family transcriptional regulator: protein MVGKRLRELRQEKGYSITELAELAGVSKSYLSYIERDVQKNPSLQFLRKIASTLETEIEVLLGPSPSEDLSKEVVLDEEWSKLLNKAIEEGMSKKDFKEFRDYLKFRKWKEAKKTNENLIQEDS from the coding sequence ATGGTTGGAAAACGTTTAAGGGAGTTGAGGCAGGAAAAGGGATATTCAATAACAGAATTAGCTGAGTTAGCAGGGGTGTCAAAATCTTACCTAAGCTATATTGAACGAGATGTGCAGAAAAATCCCTCGCTTCAATTTTTAAGAAAGATCGCTTCAACTCTAGAGACAGAGATTGAAGTGCTACTAGGTCCTTCGCCTTCTGAGGATCTATCGAAAGAGGTTGTTCTTGATGAGGAATGGAGTAAATTATTGAATAAGGCAATTGAAGAAGGCATGAGTAAAAAAGATTTTAAAGAGTTTAGGGATTATTTGAAGTTTCGAAAATGGAAAGAAGCAAAGAAGACGAACGAAAACCTTATCCAGGAGGACAGCTGA
- a CDS encoding anti-repressor SinI family protein has product MNVVKEKLNYEQLDVEWIELIKEAKQLGLSFSEVQEFLHQQVASHE; this is encoded by the coding sequence ATGAATGTTGTGAAGGAAAAGCTAAATTACGAGCAATTAGATGTAGAATGGATAGAATTAATAAAAGAAGCAAAGCAGCTTGGCTTATCCTTTAGTGAGGTCCAAGAGTTCCTTCACCAGCAGGTAGCTTCTCATGAATAA
- the galE gene encoding UDP-glucose 4-epimerase GalE: protein MSILVTGGAGYIGSHTCVELLKEGYDIIVLDNLSNSKPASLDRIKEITGRDFSFYQVDLLDRDGVRTIFRENEIEAVIHFAGLKAVGESVSIPLHYYHNNITGTLVLCDVMEEFGVYNMVFSSSATVYGTQEQVPLTENLPLQATNPYGRTKLMIEEILRDLYISNSKWSIALLRYFNPIGAHSSGLIGEDPNGIPNNLVPYITQVAVGKLPELKVFGNDYSTKDGTGVRDYIHVVDLSIGHLKALDKVLTETGVHAYNLGTGCGYSVMEMIKAFEEVTGKEIRYQVTNRRPGDIGISYADPAKAKEELNWVAGKGLLEMCKDSWRWQSLNPNGYEEESRLGLEIGVR from the coding sequence ATGTCTATTTTAGTAACAGGTGGAGCAGGTTATATTGGATCTCACACATGTGTGGAACTATTGAAAGAAGGATACGATATTATTGTTCTAGACAATCTATCAAATAGTAAACCCGCATCACTAGATCGAATTAAAGAAATAACGGGAAGAGATTTTTCATTCTATCAAGTAGATCTTCTAGATCGAGATGGTGTGCGAACTATTTTTAGAGAAAACGAAATCGAAGCAGTTATCCATTTTGCTGGACTAAAGGCTGTTGGAGAATCAGTCAGTATTCCACTACATTATTATCATAATAATATTACTGGTACACTTGTACTATGTGATGTTATGGAGGAATTCGGTGTTTACAATATGGTGTTTAGCTCATCAGCAACTGTGTATGGAACACAGGAACAAGTTCCATTAACCGAGAACCTTCCCTTACAAGCAACAAACCCGTATGGCAGAACAAAATTAATGATAGAAGAGATTTTACGAGATTTATATATATCAAACTCAAAATGGAGTATTGCGCTGTTACGTTATTTTAATCCAATTGGTGCCCATTCAAGTGGTTTAATTGGGGAAGACCCTAATGGAATTCCGAACAACCTTGTACCGTACATCACTCAAGTTGCAGTAGGAAAGCTGCCAGAATTAAAAGTATTCGGAAATGACTATTCAACAAAAGATGGAACAGGAGTAAGAGATTATATCCATGTAGTTGACCTATCGATAGGTCATTTAAAAGCGTTGGATAAGGTGCTAACTGAGACTGGAGTTCATGCTTATAACCTTGGAACAGGTTGTGGATACAGTGTAATGGAAATGATTAAAGCGTTTGAAGAGGTAACTGGAAAAGAGATACGATATCAAGTCACCAACAGAAGACCGGGTGATATAGGGATAAGCTACGCTGATCCAGCGAAAGCGAAAGAAGAATTGAATTGGGTTGCTGGGAAAGGGCTTTTGGAGATGTGTAAGGACTCATGGAGATGGCAATCGTTAAATCCGAATGGGTATGAGGAAGAGTCTAGATTAGGACTTGAAATAGGTGTGAGATAA
- a CDS encoding MJ1477/TM1410 family putative glycoside hydrolase, whose translation MYLKKITIFTLVILLVGCSSIENMIKRDVVKHVELTTSEVQKYNQSKWLYQLQKLDVKETDGENFSFAVVGSELGGKNGKKLSQKEVQYLKDNGMTPVAYLSIGEASFYEWFWKEEWGSFSEGAVQVTNEAPSWLGKVPNKDWPEGVKVRYWDSEWWEIIKTQLDFIIASGYEGVYLDIVDAFQYWGNDGTYGEDNEERFETDPLNEEEAADKMMKLIENISIYTKATNSDFLVFPQNGESIVQYDDDQSFLHAIDGIGLEDLWFNEEDLSIYTENRLPYIKKFSEAGKIVLSVDYVDDGEGYEGENEDRINYYLRECLAAGFYCYPALSDRELDRTWGIEGLK comes from the coding sequence GTGTACCTTAAGAAAATCACAATTTTCACCCTCGTCATTTTACTAGTTGGATGTAGTAGTATAGAAAATATGATAAAAAGAGATGTTGTAAAACATGTAGAACTAACAACATCAGAAGTGCAAAAATATAACCAGTCTAAATGGTTATATCAACTGCAAAAATTAGATGTTAAGGAAACAGATGGAGAGAATTTTTCTTTTGCTGTCGTAGGGTCAGAACTTGGTGGAAAGAACGGGAAGAAATTATCGCAAAAGGAAGTTCAGTATTTGAAGGATAACGGAATGACCCCGGTTGCCTACCTAAGTATTGGTGAAGCAAGTTTTTATGAATGGTTTTGGAAAGAAGAATGGGGAAGCTTTAGTGAAGGAGCCGTTCAAGTCACAAATGAAGCACCTTCTTGGCTTGGAAAAGTTCCAAATAAAGATTGGCCAGAAGGAGTAAAGGTTCGCTATTGGGATAGTGAATGGTGGGAAATTATTAAAACTCAGCTTGATTTTATAATAGCTTCTGGGTATGAGGGAGTGTACCTTGATATTGTGGATGCCTTTCAATATTGGGGCAATGATGGGACATATGGTGAAGATAATGAAGAAAGATTTGAAACAGATCCTCTTAACGAGGAAGAAGCAGCTGATAAAATGATGAAGCTTATTGAAAATATATCAATCTATACGAAAGCAACGAACAGTGATTTCCTGGTTTTTCCTCAGAATGGAGAAAGTATTGTTCAATATGATGACGATCAGTCATTTTTACATGCAATTGATGGCATTGGACTTGAAGATCTTTGGTTTAATGAGGAAGATTTAAGCATCTATACAGAAAATAGATTGCCTTATATAAAGAAGTTTTCGGAAGCAGGGAAAATTGTTCTGTCTGTTGACTATGTTGATGACGGTGAAGGCTATGAAGGTGAGAATGAGGATAGAATTAATTATTATTTGCGTGAATGTTTAGCGGCTGGATTTTATTGTTATCCGGCTTTGAGTGATCGGGAGTTGGATAGGACATGGGGGATAGAGGGATTAAAATGA
- a CDS encoding acyltransferase family protein — protein MTISYAYGPLDLHHYWLHFIFDPVSLIFLGGILCAYLITKISVYPFISVLLSVIGLLGFPFMWVNSVYELVNIGYDTGISLASVCLIFGLASIDMVKDIKIPKFFNYLGNAAFSIYLSHIIILDFLAELFDKYSVYQKLGGWMTSCVLLVIMLIGGCLVHSYVEKPLIQKLKKVFIKKKTKTNKDPEIKLVAKEV, from the coding sequence GTGACAATTTCTTATGCATACGGACCATTAGATCTTCATCATTACTGGTTACATTTTATCTTTGATCCGGTAAGTTTGATCTTCTTAGGTGGAATTCTATGTGCTTATCTGATTACTAAGATTAGCGTATATCCTTTCATCTCTGTTTTATTATCAGTGATAGGTTTATTAGGCTTTCCGTTTATGTGGGTCAATTCTGTATATGAGTTGGTGAACATTGGATATGATACTGGAATAAGTTTAGCATCTGTTTGCCTTATCTTTGGTCTTGCTTCTATTGATATGGTAAAGGATATAAAAATTCCGAAGTTCTTTAACTACTTGGGAAATGCTGCGTTTTCTATCTATTTATCGCATATTATCATTTTAGATTTCCTTGCAGAGCTTTTTGACAAATATTCAGTTTATCAGAAGCTAGGAGGCTGGATGACGAGTTGTGTGCTTCTTGTGATTATGCTGATAGGAGGATGTCTAGTTCACTCATACGTTGAAAAGCCGTTGATTCAAAAATTAAAGAAAGTCTTCATCAAGAAGAAAACAAAAACGAACAAGGATCCAGAAATAAAGCTTGTCGCAAAAGAAGTTTAA
- a CDS encoding acyltransferase family protein, with product MRKKLVLIQFSRALVPLMVMLFHVSLTMNDYFDFNVLGLWMLPMSGGVNYFFALSGFMIYYIYRKNLGQPDQLKNFLLNRFIRIYPLYWLLTLVLLPFLFIYPWYGAGHETELESILTSFLLIPNSSELEPILIVAWSLRHTVFFYLMFSLLFVPKPIISKSVLGLWAFCDNFLCIRTIRSSSLLVTFYL from the coding sequence ATGAGGAAAAAATTAGTGTTAATTCAGTTTTCAAGAGCTCTGGTTCCCCTAATGGTTATGCTTTTTCATGTGTCACTAACAATGAACGACTATTTTGATTTTAACGTATTAGGTCTCTGGATGCTCCCAATGTCAGGGGGAGTTAATTACTTTTTCGCGTTATCTGGGTTTATGATTTATTACATTTATAGAAAAAATCTAGGACAGCCAGATCAGTTGAAAAATTTCCTGCTTAATCGTTTTATTCGAATTTATCCACTCTATTGGCTGTTAACATTAGTGTTATTACCGTTTCTATTTATTTATCCTTGGTATGGAGCAGGACATGAAACCGAGTTAGAATCAATACTTACTTCGTTTCTCCTAATTCCGAACTCAAGTGAGCTAGAACCAATCTTAATCGTTGCTTGGTCATTACGACATACTGTGTTTTTCTATTTAATGTTCTCGTTGCTGTTTGTACCGAAGCCAATTATTTCAAAGTCAGTGCTCGGTCTCTGGGCTTTTTGTGACAATTTCTTATGCATACGGACCATTAGATCTTCATCATTACTGGTTACATTTTATCTTTGA
- the pelG gene encoding exopolysaccharide Pel transporter PelG codes for MAGIGFHLQELFKKDYYSSRMKAYSVAGLTTAGPWIVMTITMGILQWIINQFSSITTEEREIFIFSVSYCFIFSQLIFSTQQYTATRYLSDLLYSKKEENVFPLFLGVTKVISVLALLLWIVFYAISPLPFLYKLILLFLFLTTNLIWIILLFLSATKNFKSIAWAFLIGGVTSVLATLLICLNENLLTANVSFSLVLLSAFTFGMILTLFLLMLTLLKTFPECSSKGQFDYLSYFERFPSLFFIGVFYNLGIWACNWVIWFGEGAKIVAGSFIVHPIYDMALFWSYLTILPTMVLIVISIETRFYRKYKLFFNYVNKGGTLAQIRTAKKKMFNVLFQEIQKVLRSQLIITLIVVMTAGPIFRMLSFDEKFIHIFRITAFGAFANGMLLVILLVLLYFEDRKGALYSSFVFFSLNLAGTVILLPGGYQYYGLQLCVWGYRQLCVCDRSTSVLFEFD; via the coding sequence TTGGCCGGAATCGGATTTCACCTCCAGGAGTTGTTTAAGAAAGATTACTATTCATCAAGAATGAAAGCATACAGCGTTGCTGGTTTAACAACTGCAGGACCATGGATCGTGATGACTATTACGATGGGAATTCTGCAATGGATCATCAATCAGTTTTCATCAATTACAACGGAAGAAAGAGAAATCTTTATATTCTCTGTATCTTATTGTTTCATCTTTTCGCAATTAATCTTTAGTACACAACAGTATACTGCAACAAGATATTTATCTGATCTTCTTTACAGCAAAAAGGAAGAAAATGTTTTTCCATTATTTTTAGGAGTTACGAAGGTTATCTCGGTGCTTGCTTTGCTACTATGGATTGTTTTTTACGCAATTTCCCCATTACCATTTCTATATAAACTAATCTTATTATTCTTATTCTTAACAACGAATTTAATATGGATTATTCTACTATTTCTATCTGCAACAAAAAATTTTAAATCAATTGCCTGGGCATTTCTTATAGGCGGAGTTACATCGGTACTTGCTACATTGCTAATCTGCTTGAACGAAAATCTTCTTACAGCAAATGTTTCTTTTTCGCTAGTTCTGTTATCTGCGTTTACATTTGGAATGATTCTTACACTTTTTTTATTAATGTTGACATTATTAAAAACATTTCCAGAATGTAGTTCAAAGGGGCAATTTGATTATCTCTCCTATTTTGAACGCTTTCCTTCTCTGTTTTTTATTGGGGTATTTTATAATCTGGGTATATGGGCGTGTAATTGGGTAATTTGGTTCGGCGAAGGAGCAAAAATCGTTGCTGGATCTTTCATTGTTCATCCAATATACGATATGGCGTTGTTTTGGAGCTACTTAACGATTTTACCTACGATGGTTTTAATTGTTATTTCAATTGAGACAAGATTTTATCGGAAATATAAGTTATTTTTTAACTATGTTAATAAAGGCGGCACATTAGCACAAATTAGAACCGCAAAAAAGAAAATGTTTAATGTGTTATTTCAGGAAATTCAAAAGGTACTTCGTTCTCAGTTGATCATTACACTAATAGTCGTGATGACAGCTGGACCAATCTTTAGAATGTTATCTTTTGATGAAAAATTCATTCATATCTTCCGCATAACAGCTTTTGGAGCTTTTGCGAATGGAATGTTGTTAGTAATCCTATTAGTGCTGCTTTATTTTGAAGATCGAAAGGGCGCCCTATATAGTTCGTTTGTATTTTTTAGCCTAAATCTAGCTGGTACTGTTATTCTATTACCAGGCGGCTATCAATATTATGGGCTTCAGCTTTGCGTTTGGGGCTATCGTCAGCTTTGTGTTTGCGATCGTTCGACTTCTGTACTATTTGAATTCGATTGA